The Hordeum vulgare subsp. vulgare chromosome 7H, MorexV3_pseudomolecules_assembly, whole genome shotgun sequence DNA window tactagccatggaaaagtgagaatacagtaatctaacaccaatataataaaaatcaagattgctacagtacctaaagaggtggtagtttgttttcttgtgctagtgatatcacgagtttctgtttaagtttcgtgttgtgaagttttcaagttttgggtgatgttctcatggacaattggataaagagtggaaagagctcaagcttggggatgcccaaggcatcccaagccaaattcaaggacaccaaaaagcctaagcttggggatgccccgggaaggcatcccctctttcgtcttcaatccatcggtaacattacttggagctatatttttattcaccacatgatatgtgttttacttggagcgtcttgtatcgtaggagtcttttctttttgttgtgtcacaatcatccttgctgcacaccttttgagagagacatgcactcatcgtgaattttctagaatgctcatcgtgcttcacttatatcttttgagctagataatttttgctctatgtgcttcacttagatcttttagagcacggcggtgcgtgacttggtagttggtttgtgctatgaaagtagtcccaaaggtgataggtacccaaagaggatacaataaaacttccatcttcatgtgcattgattagaaagagaagtttgattcctctcaattagttttgagatgtggatttggtaatattaagagttatgttagtagggtgttgtgaatctagaaatacttgtgttgcagttagtgattcccgtaacatgcacatatggtgaaccgctatgttaggaagtcagagcataattgatctattgattgtcatcctttgtgttgcggtcgggatcacgcgatagtttacacctaccaacccttcccctagaagtatgcgtttagcactttgtttcgattactaataaaaactttcgcaacaagcatgtgagttcttcatgactaatgtgagcccatggtatagatacactttcaccttccaccattgctagcctctctagtaccgcgcaattttcgccggtgcacaaacccaccatatgccttcctcaaaacagccaccatacctacctactatggcattttcatagccattccgagatatattgccatgcaactcccactgttccgtctcatgacttgtgtcgtcactctcatatttccattacatgatcgtaagatagctagagagatgtttcaacgtcatacgccaagctagatcgttgcacatcccggtacactgtcggaggcatttcctatagagtcatcatcgttctaagctttgagctgtgagtaaataaaagtgtgatgatcatcattattagagcattgtcccatgtgaggaaaaaaagaggccaaagttgcccacaaaaaaagagagagaaagagaggcccaagagccgagaaaaaaaagaagagagaaaaagagagaagggacaatgctactatctttttccacacttgtgcttcataatagcaccatgttcttcatgattgagagcttcttgctttgtcaccaccatatactagtgggaatctttattatataacttggcttgtatactccaaggatgggcttcctcaaattgccctaggtcttcgtgaggaagaaagttggatgcacacccactagttctccttttgagctttcacatacttatagctctagtgcatcctttgtatggcaatccctcctcattcacattgatatctattaatgggcatctacataaccctttgatacgccgagtcaacgtgaccatctcctccttttttgtctcacaaccaccaccacactctattccacctatagtgttatatccatggctcacgctcatgtattgcgtgatagttgtaaaaggtttgagaaagtcggagtgcaaaaacaattacttggccaatactggggttgtgcatgaattaaattagttgtgtggggatgatggagcatagccaggctatatgattttgtagggataactttcgttggccttgttatttcgaaagttcatgattacgttgctagtttgcttgaagtattattgttttcatgtcaatagcaaactattgttttgaatcttacggatctgaacattcatgtcacatgaaataagttataaaggacaactatgctaggtagcattcaacatcaaaaattcagtctttatcacttccctactcgaggacgagcaggagttaagcttggggatgcttgatacgtctccaacgtatctataatttttgatggttccatgctattatcttgtcaaactttggatgctttgtatgccttttatatcttttttgggactaacttattaactcagtgccaagtgccagttcctgtttttccgtgtttttgacccttttcagaggacgattttaaacggtgtccaaacggaataaaacttccgaaaagattttttccagaacagaagatacgcgccagacttgagaaccaaggcaggggcagcaggggaccccacaagccccctaggcgcggccaggggggccgcacctaggaggcttgtgggccccttgtggcacatctgccctacctcttccgcctataaattcagaaaaattccaaaactgcgcaagagatccacgaaaatacttttccgccgccgcaagcttctgtctccgcaagatcccatctggggcacgttctggtgccctgccggaggggggattcggatacggagggcttcttcatcaacaccatgacctctccgatgatgcgtgagtagttcaccatagaccttcgggtccatagctagtagctagatggattcttctctctcttggatcttcaatacaaagttctccatgatcttcatggagatctatccgatgtaatcttcttttgcggtgtgtttgtcgagatccgatgaattgtggatttattaccagattatctatgaatcttatttgagtttcttctgatctcttatatgcatgatttcatatccttgtaattctcttcgagttgtgggttttgtttggccaactttatctatgattcttgcaatgggagaagtgcttggttttgggttcataccgtgcggtgcctcaccaagtgacagaaggggtagtgaggcacgcatcgtgttgttgccatcaagggtaaaaagatggggttttcatcattagtttgagtttatgtgatagcctggcttattagggatgacagactactcatatcaataaagaattccttcttttccgggagcccattcaaacagaactcccaggttaagcgtgctcggcttggagtagttttaggatgggtgaccgaccgggaagttcaacccgggtgcgcatgagtgaggacaaagtgcgcggaAAAGACTACTATTGATATGTGGGACCAGTCTAGATCCtcccaggagtaacgaccaccggcgggtgtgtccggggcgttacaagtttggtatcacagCCGACCctggcggttacacggatgtttgcggacaggtgtgcggtcatgaagatgtttgcggacaggcgtgcggtcatgttgttcatgacgtttgtggcccgtcgtggcacacgacatggtacatgtactggactggatgcacagacgtttctaccaagagggaacgctcttgtggcccgacgaggacgtcagttcctctgagtggtggtgtatgtgatagcctggcttatcagggatgatagactactcatatcaataaggaattccttcttttctgggagcccattcgaacagaactcccaggttaagcatgctcggcttggagtagttctaggatgggtgactgaccgggaagttcaacccgggtgcgcatgagtgagggcaaagtgcgcagaaaagactagtattgatatgtggggcctgtctagatcctgccaggagtaacgaccaccggcgggtgtaTCCGGGGCGTtccagtttatccctctacatcatgacatttttcttaaagcgttactctgtttgtcatgaactcaatacactagatgcatgctcgatagcggtcgatgtgtggagtaatagtagtagatgcagaaagtatcggtctacttgtctcggacgtgatgcctatatgtatgatcattgccttagatatcgtcatgactttgcgcggttctatcaattgctcgacagtaattttttcacccaccgtaatatttgctattttgagagaagcctctagtgaacactatggtccccaggtctacttcacaccattttttcagccttacacttttacttcgttgcactttccgccttcagatctcactttgcaatcaatcttgaagggattgacaacccctttatagcgttgggtgcaagctcttttgtgtttgcgcaggtactctggacttgacgcgattctcctactggattgataccttggttctcaaactgagggaaatacttactgctcctgtgctgcatcaccctttcctcttcaagggaaaaaccaacgcaagctcaagaggcagcactccacactgctccaaatggagattagcatctgcaagggtgtgaacttcgggatacatcaccgTCTCCGAGTGCCTTGGCTATCTCTTAcctgagccctttacttatgcactttactttgtgatagccatattgtttcttgttatatactccctccattcctaaatataagtcttttaagagattttactaagggactacatacggaacaaagtgagtgaatctatactctaaagtatgtctatatacatccgtatgtagtcccctagtgaaacctctaaaaagacttatatttaggaacggagggagtatcttgtatcacttagttgtttctcTTGTTTAGCAtacgttgttggtgcacataggtgagcctagttgttttaggttttgtggataacaaattaaacattagttttattctgcatttattcaagcctaaaccataattattttaaagcgcctattcaccccccccccccactaggcgacatccatgtcctttcacccACCCTCCTCATGGTAGTGGTCACAGTTCTGGCACTTGACGCTTGGGGGCTCCTCCACCGCCTCGTCATCATTCGTGGGCGGCACCTGGACGGGTGCCACCACGTCCTTGCCCTTGTCCTGCTCCATTGGAGGCACCACCTCCTTTCCCTTGTTCTCCTTGTTTATCTGCATTATGAAGAGCACAAAGTTCAAAGGTTGATATTCATTAAAATCTATCGTCCAGAGCCCCTTTATTTACCCAGCCTGATGGTCACCACTTACCCACCACCTCACTCAGTTAACCATGTAACTCTCACTGTTCCTCCAACCCATCGCCATGAACTCCAACAACCACTTGAACCCCAACCCTAACAGCAACTCCAACGCCATCCCCAACACCTTCCCTTGGGTCATTGGATGGAATGATTTCTTCCTAGGGTGCTCGTTCAATGACTGCGCCAAGTTTGAGAACACCATGGAAGTCTACTCAAACTTCAGCAGCACAGAAGATGTGCACAAAGAGTCAGACACTGTGGTGAAGAAGGCGACACCACAGGAGTTGAAGACGTTGATTCCCGACCGAGTGAAGGGTGCTATGTCAGTCGACATCCTTCGCTAGGCCATGAATCAGTCTGACTCCGGCGACGCTCTACAGTGGGCAAAGTGGACCAAGTATAGAGAGTACATGCATCCAGACGACCATCATGTTGTAGCGTACTTCAGATAAGGACTGTGGTGGCGCTGGAGGAGGAACAAGAAGCGGTGGcgatggaggtggaagaagaagatTTGGTGGCGATGGTTGTTAGTGCGCCGGAGTTAGGATACTGAAGCATGCCAACCGACTTGGACttcggcgaggaagaagagactAAACCTGGGCATGGGCAGCCCGGCCCGGATGGCCCGACCCGACCCGGCCTAAAAATCCCGGGCTGGGTCGGGCCTGATCGTCCCATCAGACCGGGCTCAGGCCTGGAAAATGAGCCTGACAGACAAACCTGGCCGGGCTCAGGCTTGCAGAAAACAATTTTTTAGCCTAGGTCGGACTCGGGCCGGGTTCGGGCCCGATTTATTAGGCATGCCGGTCGGGCCGGGGCGGGCTCGGGCGTGAGTTTTCAGTTCAGGATTTTTCAATCCCGGCCCAAAACCCGACCCAGTCCGGGGTATGCTGAGGTTTAGAAGAGACAATGGTGCAGATCGAGGAGAAGAACTAGGCCAAGGGCACCCGCCGCTCTAACCGTCTCCAGGCCCGACGAGGCTAAGATTTGAGACTACCGTGTGAGATTAAGCCACAATCTCCATTCCTCATGTACTCAATCCGGATCCAGAACCTCACATCCATCGGTACTACGGACTCATGACGATAGGATCATCACTCCTATGCCTATTTACCCTGATTCCCCATTCCGGTAACGCGGATCGAATCTAAACAAGGATCGAATGCGAAATAGTACATGAGGAGGTGAAAAAAAGTGTACTGTCGTTGCCGAAGTGTTGTTGCGGATGTCGGCGAAGGGGCCGGAGGTCGCCTTGCTGTTTTTCGATCTGTTGAACGTTGTCGCTGCCGTTGATGAGAGtggggagaggggagagtgagCAATGAGGAAAGATGAGAGTAATAACCGTCGGTGTTTAAGAAAGCAACGCGGCTTCTCGAGCGTGGCTTCTCGTGTGGAGTCCCCGTCATCCACGTACATCGCGTGGGCCTAATGGAGGTGCAACACTGAACTTATGTAACCAAACAGTCCACAATCTTCCCGTCTGGGCATGAAGTTATATGCAAACTTTGCGTATTCGCGCGAGTGTGTGACCTGTGTAGTTTATGGCGACCGAGGCGCTCAATTCAGCCGGCTGATCGAGCCAATCTCTAAGGTGCTCTGAATCCGAAAGCACCAACTCTGTTTCGTAAATTTGCTTTGGAATTGTGTACTCTCTGCAGGAATTGTTATTTTCTACGGGACGGACACGCACTTCTTATATAAAGGTTGCGCGTGTCGTCGACTATCATAATCGCGAAGCCCCTGCTTCCACGATACCAAAACCCTAAAACGGAACTCCGCAGAGCGACCGACGGAGTCGGAGCAAACGATCTACGGTACCGCTGCCACCATGGAAACAGGCCAGCAGATGCAGGATCCGGCCGAGCAGGCGGGGGACGAGGAGCAGGAGACCAGGGTATCATATCGCATATGGCTTGTTCGACCATGTTTCTCAAAATTAAGAacaatatttatatatatatttgccgAAATAACGCCGATGCTGTGACAGAGACAGAATAATGCTGAACTGGGATACAGCGTCGTTCCTAGCGAGAAGAGGTTCCTGGTTCTACACGCTTTCCTGAAGAGGAAACAGTCTAGCAAGAAGGTCATGGTGTTGTTCTCATCACGTAGTTCAGTCAAGTTCCACGCACTGCTTCTAAACTGTCTCGAGATAGAGTGCGCCCATATCCACGAGAAACAGGAGCAGCTCAACCGAACTGCGACATTCTCTGGCTTCTGCACGGCAGAGAAGGGTGTCTTGCTATGCACTAACGTGGCGGCACGTGGGCTTGATCTTCCTCATGTGGTGAGGTTttgacaaatgtatcttttaactgAGTCTGGCCGAAATATCTTTCCTGGTATAGTGAACTAATGATTATATATGGTCTTGTTTTAGGATTATATTGTGCAATACGATCCTCCGGCAGATGAACCAGAGGTACGTTGATGATCTGAATCTGACCTGCAGGAATTCCTCACGTATTTGAACCATGCTAAGTTATTCGAATTGACTTTACTTTCAGGATTACATTCACCATGTTGGACGTACTGCACCTGGTGATAAAGGAAGAGCAACTGTATTGTTATTCTTACTGCCCCAAGAATTAGAGTTTCTTATCTTCCTGAGGGTAATCAATTATGCGCTGAGATAATATGGCAT harbors:
- the LOC123408995 gene encoding DEAD-box ATP-dependent RNA helicase 27-like: MPTDLDFGEEEETKPGHGQPGPDGPTRPGLKIPGWVGPDRPIRPGSGLENEPDRQTWPGSVYGDRGAQFSRLIEPISKRSPCFHDTKTLKRNSAERPTESEQTIYGTAATMETGQQMQDPAEQAGDEEQETRNNAELGYSVVPSEKRFLVLHAFLKRKQSSKKVMVLFSSRSSVKFHALLLNCLEIECAHIHEKQEQLNRTATFSGFCTAEKGVLLCTNVAARGLDLPHVDYIVQYDPPADEPEDYIHHVGRTAPGDKGRATVLLFLLPQELEFLIFLRAANIDLTEHEFNNKDVPNLQAQFEKIVGENYFLQQSAQQAYRSYILAYNSHSMKDIFNVHGLNLKDVAASFSFRNPPKVDVGLVGRALRKVGYNRSADSRERRKRRCISAANPL